The Candidatus Delongbacteria bacterium genome has a window encoding:
- a CDS encoding sensor histidine kinase KdpD, translated as MVDHRPDPDALLGWVQSQQERSGPRLKIFFGYAPGVGKTYAMLESARRLRRDGRDVVAGCVVTHGRAETAELLEGLESLPARQLEHRGTRLEEFDLDAALARRPEILLLDELAHTNAPGSAHPKRWHDVLDLLDAGIEVHTTLNVQHVDSLNHVIAQITGVRVRETVPDALLERADELELVDLSPDELLVRLREGRVYVPEQAQRALEQFFRRGNLLALRELTLRRAAERVDQDMEAWRRERNIQATWPATERVLACVGPAPSSAQVVRAARRLASRLGAPWYAVYAGETDSLSPGDLSRTRLEDHLALAESLGAEVSRLSGVHSGAEILRFARSRNVTRIVLGRPGGSRILRSPLRELIRGAGEIELHLIPAESARTGNVGWQRAQQGARRLLRLVLFALPLVHPEKIDLRGVGRTLLILAAATLLGLAGGSWLALPDVALIYLFAVVLCAILFGRGASLAASLLAVAGYNYFFIPPVHTFHIDSSRHLLTFSVLFATGILGSLLVERLRRREQDAVAREERTAAFYALSRDLAGVTEVGRCAQVMARHAAECFGGQAVVLMANAAGQLEPLGRSAEDLSLSEQEEGLADWTHQHGRPAGSGTDTLPGLPCLCHPLRRGERVFAVLLLRQGAWDSLDREGRRFLAAWVRQAGLLLERALLAQEAREAGVRAQTEELRSSLLSAVSHDLRTPLAVITAAATTLRENGGRLEPATGRELLETICGESLRMERLVGNLLDMMRLESGGLVPKREWAALEEILGSVLDRLDARLAGRQLDRQVPEDLPLIQVDPVLVEQVLWNLLDNACRYTPAGSPLEIQARSRGDALEISVLDRGPGLPTDQPARVFDKFWRGVSQPGGTGLGLSICRGIVQAHGGTLRAANRPGGGAEFTLTLPVGEPPAGAAQDEQEEESA; from the coding sequence ATGGTCGACCACCGTCCGGATCCCGACGCCCTGTTGGGCTGGGTGCAGAGCCAGCAGGAGCGCAGCGGTCCCCGCCTGAAGATTTTCTTTGGCTACGCCCCGGGCGTGGGCAAGACCTACGCCATGCTGGAGAGCGCCCGGCGCCTGCGCCGGGACGGCCGGGACGTGGTGGCCGGCTGCGTGGTCACCCACGGCCGCGCGGAGACCGCCGAGTTGCTGGAGGGCCTGGAGAGCCTGCCCGCGCGCCAACTGGAGCATCGCGGCACGCGGTTGGAGGAGTTCGACCTGGACGCGGCGCTGGCCCGCCGGCCGGAGATCCTGCTGCTGGACGAGCTGGCCCACACCAACGCCCCGGGCAGCGCGCACCCCAAACGCTGGCACGACGTGCTGGACCTGCTGGATGCGGGGATCGAGGTCCACACCACGCTCAACGTCCAGCACGTGGACAGCCTCAACCACGTCATCGCCCAGATCACCGGCGTGCGGGTGCGCGAGACCGTGCCCGACGCGCTGCTGGAGCGCGCCGACGAGCTGGAGCTGGTGGACCTCTCCCCGGACGAGCTGCTGGTGCGGCTGCGCGAGGGCCGCGTCTACGTTCCGGAGCAGGCGCAACGGGCCCTGGAGCAGTTCTTCCGTCGGGGCAATCTGCTGGCCCTGCGCGAGCTGACGCTGCGGCGGGCGGCCGAGCGCGTGGACCAGGACATGGAGGCCTGGCGCCGGGAGCGGAACATCCAGGCCACCTGGCCCGCCACCGAGCGGGTGCTGGCCTGCGTGGGCCCGGCGCCCTCGTCGGCCCAGGTCGTGCGGGCGGCCCGGCGCCTGGCCTCGCGGCTGGGCGCCCCGTGGTACGCCGTCTACGCCGGCGAGACGGACTCGCTGTCGCCCGGCGACCTGTCCCGCACCCGGCTGGAAGATCACCTGGCGCTGGCCGAATCCCTGGGGGCCGAGGTGTCGCGCCTGTCGGGCGTGCACAGCGGCGCGGAGATCCTGCGCTTCGCCCGGAGCCGCAACGTCACGCGCATCGTGCTCGGGCGGCCGGGTGGCTCGCGGATCCTGCGCTCCCCCCTGCGCGAGTTGATCCGCGGGGCGGGGGAGATCGAGTTGCACCTGATACCGGCGGAAAGCGCCCGGACCGGAAACGTCGGTTGGCAGCGGGCGCAGCAGGGCGCGCGGCGGCTGCTGAGACTGGTCCTGTTCGCGCTGCCGCTGGTGCATCCGGAGAAGATCGACCTGCGGGGCGTCGGGCGCACGCTGCTGATCCTGGCCGCGGCCACTCTGCTGGGTCTGGCGGGCGGCAGCTGGCTGGCCCTGCCCGACGTGGCCCTGATCTACCTGTTCGCCGTGGTCCTCTGCGCCATCCTGTTCGGACGCGGAGCCTCGCTGGCGGCCTCGCTGCTGGCCGTGGCCGGCTACAATTACTTCTTCATCCCGCCGGTCCACACCTTTCACATCGACAGCTCGCGCCACCTGCTCACTTTCAGCGTGCTGTTCGCCACCGGAATTCTCGGCAGCCTGCTCGTCGAGCGCCTCCGCCGGCGGGAACAGGACGCCGTGGCGCGCGAAGAGCGCACGGCCGCGTTCTACGCCCTGTCGCGGGACCTGGCGGGCGTGACGGAGGTGGGACGCTGCGCCCAGGTGATGGCGCGCCACGCCGCGGAGTGCTTCGGCGGGCAGGCGGTCGTGTTGATGGCCAACGCGGCCGGCCAGCTGGAACCGCTGGGCCGCAGCGCGGAGGATCTCAGCCTGAGCGAGCAGGAGGAGGGCTTGGCCGACTGGACGCACCAGCACGGTCGGCCCGCCGGCTCGGGCACGGATACGCTGCCGGGCCTGCCCTGTCTCTGCCACCCCTTGCGCCGCGGGGAGCGGGTGTTCGCCGTGTTGCTGCTCCGGCAGGGCGCCTGGGACAGCCTGGACCGGGAGGGCCGGCGCTTCCTCGCGGCCTGGGTTCGGCAGGCCGGCCTGCTGCTGGAGCGCGCCCTGCTGGCCCAGGAGGCTCGCGAGGCCGGTGTGCGCGCGCAGACGGAGGAGCTGCGCAGCTCGCTGCTCAGCGCCGTGTCACACGATCTGCGCACGCCGCTGGCGGTCATCACCGCGGCCGCCACCACGCTGCGCGAGAACGGTGGGCGGCTGGAGCCCGCCACGGGGCGGGAGCTGCTGGAGACGATCTGCGGCGAATCCCTGCGGATGGAGCGGTTGGTGGGGAACCTGCTGGACATGATGCGACTGGAGTCCGGCGGGCTGGTGCCCAAGCGGGAGTGGGCGGCGCTGGAGGAGATCCTGGGCAGCGTGCTGGACCGGCTGGACGCGCGCCTGGCCGGCCGGCAGCTGGACCGGCAGGTGCCGGAGGATCTGCCCCTGATCCAGGTGGATCCGGTCCTCGTGGAGCAGGTGTTGTGGAATCTGCTGGACAACGCCTGCCGCTACACGCCGGCGGGCTCCCCGCTGGAGATCCAGGCCCGCAGTCGCGGTGACGCGCTGGAAATCAGCGTGCTGGACCGCGGGCCCGGGTTGCCGACGGATCAGCCCGCCCGGGTGTTTGACAAGTTCTGGCGCGGCGTGAGCCAACCCGGCGGGACCGGGCTCGGCCTGTCCATCTGCCGGGGCATCGTCCAGGCCCACGGCGGCACGCTGCGCGCGGCCAATCGGCCGGGTGGCGGGGCGGAGTTCACGCTGACGTTGCCCGTGGGGGAGCCGCCGGCCGGCGCCGCGCAGGACGAACAGGAGGAGGAATCCGCATGA
- a CDS encoding response regulator — MSPGAALILVVEDDPQMQRLLGTALEVQDFRVVAAGNVRDALVAATTHNPELILLDLGLPDGDGLDLIGRIREWSQVPILVISARGREADKVLALDGGADDYLTKPFGVGELLARMRVALRRHARVEESGASVLEVEHLRLDLARREVRVNGQAVHLTPLEYKLLTLLARFPGRVLTHRQILKDVWGAAYMDQTQYLRVLMAQLRRKVEADPARPRLLLTETGVGYRFRDMEESAEPTG, encoded by the coding sequence ATGAGCCCTGGAGCCGCCCTGATCCTCGTGGTCGAGGACGATCCGCAGATGCAGCGCCTGCTGGGCACGGCCCTGGAAGTGCAGGACTTCCGCGTGGTCGCCGCCGGCAACGTGCGCGACGCCCTGGTGGCGGCCACCACGCACAATCCGGAGCTGATCCTGCTGGACCTGGGCCTGCCCGACGGCGACGGCCTGGACCTGATCGGGCGGATCCGCGAATGGAGCCAGGTGCCCATCCTGGTGATTTCGGCCCGGGGCCGGGAGGCCGACAAGGTGCTGGCCCTGGACGGGGGCGCGGACGACTACCTCACCAAACCCTTCGGCGTGGGCGAACTGCTGGCCCGCATGCGCGTGGCCCTGCGCCGGCACGCCCGGGTGGAGGAGAGCGGCGCTTCCGTGCTCGAAGTCGAGCATCTGCGCCTGGATCTGGCCCGGCGCGAAGTGCGCGTGAACGGGCAAGCAGTCCACTTGACGCCGCTGGAATACAAACTGCTGACGCTGCTGGCGCGCTTTCCGGGCCGCGTGCTGACCCATCGCCAGATTCTCAAGGACGTCTGGGGCGCCGCGTACATGGACCAGACCCAGTATCTCCGCGTCCTGATGGCGCAGTTGCGGCGCAAGGTGGAGGCCGATCCGGCCCGGCCCCGCTTGCTGCTGACGGAGACGGGAGTGGGCTATCGCTTCCGGGACATGGAGGAGTCAGCCGAGCCCACCGGATAG
- the dapF gene encoding diaminopimelate epimerase, which yields MNLSFNKLSACGNDFVALDNRDRRLSGGETELIRYLCDRRRGAGADGLLLVEEDPAADFRMRIFNPDGSEARMCGNGARACAFFAAGLGIGGEELRFSTRAGLQRARLESGRQSRLWLSPPEARGLGEPELAADPRLVDELRGAHIAGFLRVGVPHLVVEVETELASYPIETVGPWLRYHAAYAPEGTNVMFVQRLTNQHLHLRAWEKGVEDETWGCGTGAVACCLTLEESAPLQFPVTVRMLGGDLIVSRQDGEISFSGEIHESYRAVASLPAELA from the coding sequence ATGAACCTGTCCTTCAACAAGCTGAGCGCCTGCGGCAACGATTTCGTGGCGTTGGACAACCGCGATCGCCGCCTGTCAGGTGGCGAGACGGAGTTGATCCGCTACCTGTGCGACCGTCGCCGCGGCGCCGGGGCGGACGGCCTGCTGCTGGTGGAGGAGGATCCCGCCGCCGACTTCCGCATGCGGATCTTCAACCCGGACGGCAGCGAGGCGCGGATGTGCGGCAACGGCGCGCGGGCCTGCGCCTTCTTCGCCGCGGGGCTGGGCATCGGCGGCGAGGAGCTGCGCTTCAGCACGCGGGCCGGTCTCCAGCGCGCGCGGCTGGAGTCGGGCCGGCAGAGCCGCCTGTGGCTGAGTCCGCCGGAAGCCCGCGGGCTGGGCGAGCCGGAGCTGGCCGCTGATCCCCGGCTGGTGGATGAACTGCGCGGCGCCCACATCGCCGGCTTCTTGCGGGTGGGCGTGCCCCATTTGGTGGTTGAAGTGGAGACGGAGCTGGCCAGTTATCCCATCGAAACGGTGGGTCCCTGGTTGCGCTATCACGCCGCCTACGCCCCTGAGGGCACCAACGTGATGTTCGTGCAGCGGCTGACGAACCAGCACCTGCACCTGCGGGCCTGGGAGAAGGGCGTGGAGGACGAGACCTGGGGTTGCGGCACGGGCGCCGTGGCCTGCTGCCTGACTCTCGAAGAGAGCGCGCCGCTGCAATTCCCCGTCACCGTTCGCATGCTGGGCGGCGACCTGATCGTTTCCCGGCAGGACGGCGAGATCAGTTTCTCGGGCGAGATCCACGAGAGCTACCGCGCCGTGGCCTCTCTGCCGGCGGAGCTTGCATGA